TTGGTTTGAGCTTCTTTGAGCAAAGGAAGGGCCTCATCTACAAAAGCAGTGAGTTCTTCACCGTGTTGGCTAAGGCATTCGCAAGCGCCAGTAGACATTTTGTCCATTTCGGCTTTGGCTTCATCGCTCATTTTTGCGATGTCGGGATTGCTAGCTGTGGGATCTCCACCTCCACAAGACATGAGGAAAAAGCTAGTCATAAGAGCGATAAGAAGGCTGCTGCTAAATAAACGCATAATTGTAAGAATTAAAATGATAAGATGTAATAGGGATTGAGCACAATTAGAACAATGGTTTTGCGCTTGAGCAATCAGCCCAGAAACTTCAAAAACATGGGTGGTTAACTGTCTCATTTTTTAACAAAACCAAATATAAGGCTTTCGAATTATAGCTGCCAGTTTTTTTAAGGAAAGCTTAAATATTATTTTTTAGTAAGCTTTGTTCGGGCAGGGTTGTTTCAAAATATTTTGGGGTGAAATTAGTTTTGGCTGTGCGGTTTGTTGCTAAGTAAAAGTTATCTCAAAGTGGCTGTAGCAGAGGAGGGGCATTTGGCCTAGCGATGTGCAGCAGTGGCCCGCAGGGCCAGACCGAGCCGCTGAAAGCGGCGAAGGGCCGAGCGAAGAGCGAGCTGCGGAACGTAGCGCCGCAAGGCGAAGCCGCAGCGGAGGCCCCAAAAAAACAGCAGATAAACAGCAGCATATAGGGGGGCAAAATAGTTTTGTATAGCCTAGCGAAAAGCCTATCTTTACAAGCTTTTCTATTGTGAACAACCTTGAGCGCTTAGTGGGACAAGCTTTGGGTTCAAGTAAAAGGAAAATTAGACGATGGGCAAAAAGATTGAGATTCGGGCCAACTATGAACTATTTTCTAAGGCGGAGGAGCTGCCTGCTATTGAGGCGGAGCTTTTGCTTAGGGCGCATGCGGCCTGTGATACGGCCTATGCACCCTATAGTGAGTTTAGAGTGGGGGCGGCGGCGCTTTTGGAGAATGGGGAGATTGTATTGGGGAGTAATCAGGAAAATGCGGCATATCCGTCTACTATTTGTGCAGAGCGGGCGGCTTTATTTTCGGCTGCGGCACAATTTCCGGGCGTGGCCATTCGGGCGGTGGCGATTCGGGTAAAAACGGCTGGGGAGCGGGTAGAGCGTCCTATATCTCCTTGTGGGGCTTGTCGGCAGGTATTATTTGAGTTTGAGTGGCGGCAAGAAACGCCCATACAATTATTATTGCAGGGGGACAAAGGCGATATTTATCGGATAGCTTCGACCAAATCGCTTTTACCACTTTTGTTTGACCCAAGTTTTTTATAAAAGATGTTAAGTAAAAATTTCCGTATTCGGGAGGGCTTATTGGCCCTAGATTATTCTTCGGCAGATGAGCAATGTTTGCGTTATTTGCAATTTTTGCAGCAGTATGTGCGCATAGATCGATTAGAATTGATGCATGTGGTAAAAAAGTCGGGCTTTTTTGAGCAACTTTTTGCGGCTGATGCGGAGCGGATGCGGAAACTTTTTCCTTCTGCGGAAGAGCAGCGGCAGCGCATGCAGGCTTTGGCGGAGGCTCATTTGGGGCAGACGAATATTCAGTTGGCTTATGAGGTGGAGAATGGGCAGCCTTTGGAGGAATTGTTGGAAGAATTGGAGGAGCAGCGGACAGATTTGTTGGTTTTGGGCAAAAAGCCTTTGGCCCAGGGGGCTGGGGTTTTGAGTCGAAACTTGGCTCGTCGCTCGCCTTCCTCTTTGCTTTTTGTGCCTCCTTTGGCCGAGCAATTGAAGTTGGGCCGTTTTATGGTACCAGTAGATTTTTCTGAAAACTCGGCTTTGGCTTTGCAGGCGGCTTGTGCTTTGGCGCGACGTCTGCCGCAGCCGCCGCAAATAGACTGTGTGCATGTGTATCGCATGCCCGATCCGCATATATATAATATCAATCAAACGCAGGCGGAGTTTGAGGAGCTGCTTTTATCGAGTACCAAGGAGGCTTATGAGAATTTCTTGGACAGCTATCTGCCTAAAGACATGCCTCGGATGGAGCTGCAATTGATTCAGCGAGGACGCTTGAGTACGGCGGGGCATTTATATGATTGGGCGGAGGATCATCGGCCCGACCTCATCTTTTTGGGGGCCAAGGGGCATACTGCGCTCAAGACGCTTTGGTTGGGCAGTGTTAGCGAAAAAATTATTCAACTCAATGAAGCTTTCCCCTGTTTCATTATTAGATAAGTTATTGGATTATGGTCAAACAGATAGATGCCGAGCAGTTGCGGGGGCTTTTGCTCCCTTTGGGTTTTATTGAAGAGCAGGGAACAAAAGAGGAGGCCCTTGTATTTTGGCGCCGATTGGAGAACCGAGATTTGCGTTCGCCCTTTGCTTTTAGTCATGTTCGGGCTTCTTTGGACCAATATGTCTTTCGCTTAGAGGCTTGGAATCAGGGGCGATTGAAGAAGGCCGCCAAGGCGGATTTGATCGTTTTGGAAAGCCCGGAAGATTTGGAGCCTTATAAAGAAATTATTTTGGAGAAAAGCCGTGCCGCTGCCGAGCAATTGCCTGCTTTTATTGGCTTTTTTGCCCAGCAAATGCAGGCTTTAGAAGAAGAGAAATTGAGTAGCCCAATATATAAGGCGGCGCTCAAAAATTTGGAACTGATGGCTCAAGCAGCCAATCAGGTAGATTTAGAATAAGGAAGTTATGTTATTAGAAATTCATCCCGATAATCCTCAAGCTCGCAAAATTGAGCAGGTTTTGAAGGTCCTAAAAAATGGGGGCGTGATTATTTACCCCACCGATACTGTTTATGGTTTGGGCTGCGATATTACCCAGCCTCGGGCCATCGAACGCATTTGCCGCATCAAGGGGATTCAGCCCAAAAAGGCCAATTTATCATTTATTTGCGCCGATCTTAGCGACATTTCTAATTATTGCCGCCCTTATTCTACCAGCATTTACAAGTTGATGAAGTCGGCCCTGCCTGGCCCTTTTACCTTCATCTTAGAAGGGAATAGTAGCTTGCCCAAATTGCTCAAAAACCGCAAGAAAACCTTGGGGGTTCGGGTGCCCAATAGTCCGATTGTACGTGATTTAGTCTTGGGGCTTGGCCAGCCTTTGCTTTCTTCTTCTATCAAAAACCTAGATGAGGAAGATGAGATTAGAGAATACCCTACCGATCCCTACGAAATCCATGAACAATATGAGCATCTGGTCGATTTGGTGATTGATGGTGGTATTGGTGGCCATCAGCCTTCTACGGTAGTGGATTGTACGCAAAACCCGCCCGAGTTGATCCGCCAGGGTTTGGGCAAATTGAACTTCTAAGTCATGAAAAAGGAAAAATGGATTTTGGGCCTTGGGGCCATTTTTGGTGCTTTGGCCGTTATTTTAGGCGCTTTTGGGGCGCATGCACTCAAGGCGCAAATCACGCCTGATCGACTAGAGATTTATCAGTTGGGCGTGAGCTATCAGTATTATCATGCTTTGGCCCTTTTGGCGACTGGTCTTTGGGCGCGTTTGGCTGGGGCGCCAGCATTAAAATGGGCGGGCATTAGCTTTGCCATGGGCATTTTGCTTTTTTCGGGCTCGCTTTATCTCTTGGCTTTGCGCGATGTAATGGGCATTTCGGGCGGGGTATTGGCCGTTATTGGTCCATTAACCCCTGTTGGCGGCCTCTTTTTTATTGGCGGCTGGTCGGTACTGGCCATTAAAGCGTTTAAGTAGTTTTTTTGGGGGCTGCCCCTTCCGCTAGGTTGAAACCCAGCGCAAAGCGGTATCGCTTTGCGAAGCGATACAAAATGAGGGTTGAAACCCTCATGAATTATTGGGCGGGTCGGGCCATTTCGCAGCTCGCAGGTCTGCTCGGCCCTGCGCGGGCTGCGCCCGCTGGGTCTGCCGCCTTCGGCGGCCCTGCTACAGCCCCTCAGCCTGCGGCGGCTTCGCCGCCTGCAAAACCGTTTAGAAGTGGTATTGCTTCGCAATCTTTTATTGAAAGAACAAAGCCCCAAACGGGAGTTTGGGGCTCTGAATAGCTGATTTTTATTTTTTTACTTTTGGACTTTGTTCCCAAAAAAGGCTGGCTTTATGTTCGTCATTTACTTTCAAGCCATAGCTAGGTATGGGATTAAATTTAACGGGACCTGTTAAGTGGTTTTGGAGGAGCAGGCTTTCGATTCCTTTGGGATAAGAACTTAACTGGACCTCCATTTTTGCCAGGTAATCTATTTTTATTTCTGGATTATTAATGTCAAAGGATATTGGCCCTATACTTACTGAAGAGCCAAAGTACTTGCGTATTTCTTCTAGTAGATAAAAAGGAATCTCATCCTCATCAAGCGTCGATAAAGCAGTGGTATCTATCCCCAATATAGAGAATAGGTTAATCTCGGCACGAACGCTAAATACCCAATAGCTATCCATGCTGTTTCCATTCCTTTGGCATCGAACACCATCTGATTTTAGGCTATGAATTTTCATGTTGGCTATATTGGCCCCTCCTACAATGATAGGGCTTTTGCTCTCATCAAAACTGAGAAATGCAACTTGCCGAAGGCTGTTACCTACTCCGGGGGCTATCCCATATTCATATTTTAGCGGAAAACCAATAGTCACTTTATCAAAGTGAGCAAGTCTTTCTTCTCCTTGAAGTGAAAATGTTATGGGCATTTGGGCCAAGTTGTAAACAGCATCTATAGGCTCTAAAAGCAGTGGTTTTGCTCCCTGACAACGACTTGCTCGAATTGCTTTTTCCCATTCTTTGGCTGGCGATAAGAGTACTACCGCACTATCTGCCAATTGCTTAATCTCTTCGGCTAATAAGTTATGAAAAGGATCTACTCGTTGAAAATCTTTATCGCCCAGAAAATCATCCCAAACTGCTGTGGCAAAATCTTTCATGTAAAGATGATCTTCCTTGGGGGCGATTTGATCCATTTCAGCTAAAAAATAATCTTCTAAAAGCGGTATTTTTAGCCCAGTTGCTGTCGATGCTGAAAAAAGATAGCTTAGACTAGCCTTCCATCGCTTTTTGTTTAGGCAGTAATTGCTAATATTAGGATCTTTTATACTGGGCTGTAGTTTTTCAAACCAAGCTTCGATTTTTTCTTTTAGCTGTATAATGGCCACTTCTCGACTTGGCTGGCTTTTGCGTAATCTAGGATCAAAGCAACTACTTAACCAATCTGGGGGATAGAGTTCTTTACCTGCTGGAGGAGCTCCTTCTACCCACTCTTGTTTTTGAAAATCATAAAACTCCTGAAGAAAGAGATGGGTACTAAAGGCTGTAGAAAGCTCTAGGCTATTTTCAATCTTTACCACTAATTCTCGTATGGAGTATTGCTTGCTACTATCTAGTTGAGCAGCCAATTGTTTAATGAGTTCTGCCCGAACAAGAGGATGTCCTGTATTTCCTTTTCCTAAAAATTCTATTAACTCCTTGGCAGAAATATAGTACTCTACACCTTTGGCTAATGCAGTTGTTTCTTCTGAACTCTCTATGACATGAAGTTTGTTCAAAATATTACTGTTGCAATATCTTAGAACTTCATTGAATCTAGCCAGTTCTTCTCGGTAAGTGGAGTCCGCTTTTTCTTTTGCCTCTTTCAACTCCTCCTCCGTCAAAAAGTCATCTTTGGCCAGGGCTTGGTCCAAAATGCTTTCTAGTTGGTTTGGGGAAAGGACATAAGGCGCAATGGTGGACTCAATAAAGCGCGATTTAGCTCTATACTTCTTAATCTTTTCTACCGCATCATAACGCTCAAAAATTTGGGCCAATTCTTCTAAAAATAGGCTAGGCGGCTTGTTGTTTGCCTGCTCTACTAAAGCCTTAATATCTGCTGCAATTAGACGGCAAACTTTGAGCTTTTTACCTTCCTTGAATTTAATGTATAAATGATTTAAAGCACTAGTTTTTGCCCACTGGTCATTTTTTATATTACTCTTCAGATTTCTTGCTTTATCTGCTAGCTCTAGAGCATTTTGAGCAAACTCTAATAAAAAATCAGTTTTGGGAATATCCTCTTCCTGAAGGGCCAAAAATAGCTGCTTCAAATTGGCCTTATCTGTTTTGAGCTGCGGCTTAAAGGCTTTTAGGCCCTCTTTGGTCTTGAGCAAAGCCGCCTTCATGCTCTGGGGATCAGGATCCTCTGCAGGAAGCTCCTGATAAAGCGCATAGAGCTCTTGATATTGGGCCAAGGTTTCTTCATAAAGGGCTGTATCTTCTTGATATTGCTGCTGTTTTGCCAAAAAAAGTTCTCGCTGGTTCATCTGTAATAGATTTAGCTGACCAAAAAATAAACTGGATAAGAGAAAAATGGCTAATGCTTTCATTGCTTTGTTTTTGTGTTTACGTAAAAGTAGTAACTTTTATTTGTAAACGCAAAAAAAAGTAAATTGTTTTTTGTTTTCCAGTCGCTTCGCTCCTCTAGAACGCAGGAGTTTGAAGCAAAAAAAAGCAGGAAAAATGAAGTCAATCATTTTCCTGCTTTTGTATTATTATGGACCTTGAGCCTATAGGGGATCAAGGTCAATAAGGACTTGATTTTTCTCTACTGCTGCGCCTTTATCCACCTTAATGGCTTTAATAATGGCATCAGCTGGGGCTTTAATTACATTTTCCATTTTCATGGCTTCAAGGATGAGGACTGCCTCATCTTTTTTCACTTCTTGGCCAACTTCGACCATCAGATCGAGTAGCAAGCCGGGCATAGGGGCTTTAATATCATTGACCTTAGCGGCTCCTACTTTTTCAAAGCCGAGGCGTTCGGCCAAAAGATCGAAGCGATCTTTAGCACCGAGGCAGTAAGTATTTTGTCCGATACGGATTTCAAAACTTTTGCTTTGATAATCGGCAGCGATTACTCTAGCGGTATAAGATCGGTTTTGGTAGAGGATATGAAAAGCCTGATCTTCTACTTGGACCAGGTCCCAGTTGAAGTCTTTGGGATCCAATTCTAGAAAATCCTCTTTAGATTGATGTTTAATTTGGTATATAGTACTATGCTTTTCCGAGCTGAGTCAAAAAGTAAATTTCAAAAAGCGTAAAGCAGAAGTATACCCAAAAGAAGGGCAATACAAAAAGCTGGTCGGCTGGTTTAAAGGTATAAAAATAGGCCAAGACCAGCGAAAGGCTGAGCAGCATTTTGATGCTAGTTTGCATCATAAAGACTCGGCTAAACTGCAATTGGTCGGGACTTTGGCTAGCCTGACGGGCCCAAAAGAAGCAGAGCCAGCTAAAGAGTACAAAAAAAAGGTAGCTTGCCCAGGCGAGGCCGCCATAGTTGGCAAAGCGGGGCCAAAACCATTGCAGGCCCAAAAGGCTGGCGGCTACAAAGGCCGAAACGCCTAGTAGGCTAGAATAAAATTGAGATAATTGCATAATTACTCTTCTTCCTGGTCTTCTGGGGGACTTTCGGCCAAGAGTTGGCGAATAAATAGGTAGAGGGCCAAAAAAACGGAGCCTAAAGAGCCCAGCACCACAAATAGAGGTTTGCTATCGAGGTATTTATCTAGATATAGGCCAGCAAAGGAGCCAGCAGCAATGACCAAGGCCATTTGCACGCCCATACCAGAGTACTTCATATAGCCCTCTAGAGCTTTTTTGTTTTTTCTAAAGGCTTGGCCTTTTTTATTTTTTGGATTGGGGGCCATGTTGCAGATTCATTTTGCAGGCGCCATTCATTTGGGCGCCATCTTCTACGGCCAGTTTAGTGGTTTCTAGATCGCCCTGGATTTTGGCCGATTTGCGAACATCCAGTAATTGTTGACAATAGACATTTCCTAAGACTTTGCCCTCAATGATGGCATTTTGGCAATGAATATTGCCTTTGATGACAGCAGTTTGGCCCAAAACCACCTTGGCTTTGCAGCGCAGATCACCCTCTATGCGTCCATCTACACGGATATCAATAACAGATTGCACATTTCCTTTTACGATAGCGTCTCGGACAAGGCTGTTATGAGAAACGGCAGCCGTTCGGGCAGCACGTTCTTTATTTTTATTGCTAAACATAAGTGAGTTCGTTAAGAAACAAAGCAAAAAAAGGCTGTCTATATAGAGACAGCCTTTTTAGCTAGCAGATTGCATCAAAGCAAGCGGCTCTGGGCAACTGAGCTAGCCAACTATTTTGATTTAGCCGACTTTTTGGGGCTAAGAGTAACATGCATACGGCGGTCCTCCATTTTAGGGGGATAATCCGTTACGCTCAATTCTGCTAGTTCTGCAACAAAGCGTTTGAGCAGGGTACGTCCACGGTCCTTAAAGACAATAGAACGGCCCTTAAACTGCACATAAGCCTTTACCTTGGCGCCATCTTCTAGAAAGCTCTTGGCATGCTTAAGCTTAAACTCAAAATCGTGATCATCGGTGTTGGGGCCAAAGCGAATTTCCTTAATGACCACCTTAACCTGTTTGGCTTTGAGTTCCTTTTCGCGTTTTTTGCGCTCGTAGAGGAATTTTTTCAGGTCGATAATTTTGCAAACAGGGGGTTTACCCTTAGGCGAAATTTCTACGAGGTCCAATTCCAATTTATTGGCCCAAGAGGCAGCAATTCGCGTTTTGATAACGGTACCACTTTCTACTTCTTTGCCAGCGATTTTACTGATCTCATCAAAGTTGTCGCCTACCAAACGAATTTCTGGTACGCGAATATTATCATTGGTTCTGTACTCAGATCCAGGTGTCTCTCTCCGACTATATCTTCCTCGGTTTCTGTTAATTCTTCTAGCCAAACAACTAATAATTTAATGAAAAAAATGAATAGAGAATTTTTTCTCTTGGGGAGAAATTTCTCGGCTTGATGCTTCAAAAGTACTAAAAAAAATTGGCTCTCTTTATTCCTTTTCAGCGTTTTTTGCATCTTCTAAAAAGAAGAGCTATATATTGTAGTTAATTTTGCTTGCTTTTCCTAATTTTTTGGTCCTTATTTATGGATGTAGAGGCGAGCGCAGCGAGCCGGCTGAGGGATGGACAGCAGGGCGGCGAAGCCGCAGACCTAGCAAAATGAGCGCAGCGAATTTTGCGCAGGGCCGAGCGAAGAGCGAGCTGCGAAACAGCCCGACCCGAGCCGATAGGCGAGGGGCAGCCCCAAACGATTAAAAATAAAAAGAAATGAAAACCCCCCATGTTTATTCCCCTGAAGAGTTGGCTAAGATCCTACTCTTAGAAGAGTATAGTTTGCCCTATGACTATGAAGAAGGGCAGTTGGTATTGACGGCGGATACCGCTAAAAGTTTGGCTTTTTTGCTACAAAAGGAGCAGGAAGAAGGGCAGCGCTATGAGATTTTTGCCGAATTTGACTATCGGCAGATGTTTGATGATCTTTGTGCATTTTTGGATGCCCAAAAGATTCCCTATAAAATTTGGGAGAAACAACAGGACCCTGGAGAGGACTATGCTCGGGCGCCAGCCTTGAAAGACAGCGCTTTTTATGTCTATTTACGTCTGCTTGATTTTGAGCGTACGCAGGCACTTTTGCGAGAGCAGGCCAAGCAACAGGCTATATATAAGGAGTCTGATTATCATTTGCGGCGATATAGCGATGAGGAGCTGATGGAAATTTTGGAGCAGCCCGAAGATTGGCAGGCGCTGGATGTGGTGGCCGCTCGTTATTTGCTCAATGAACGGGGCCATGATATTAGTGAAGAGGAGGTAGAACTGATGCGGCAACATCGGATGATTCAGTTGCGGCAGCCTAGGGCACTAACGCCCAAAGAACGCCGAGATGGCTATTTGACGGCTGTTCTGTTGGGACCATTGGGCTTTTTTTGGGGCTATCATTATTATTCTGATCAGCGATTATTACCCAATGGGCGAAAAGTTCTTAATTTTGCGCCCCAAGCCAGGGCCGAGGGGATGCGAATGATGATGATTTCGCTGAGCTGGAGCCTGCTGGCGGGCCTTATTTTATATTATATGTTATAAGTTTTTGATGGGACGGAATAAGAAATTACAGAAATTTGCAGAGCTACACGAGCTGCCTAATGTTTATCTAAATTTTGGCGTCAATTCGCCAATTATTGAATTGCCCAATGGCGAAAAGCAGGATATGCGCGGCCAATGGAAAAAGCAGTTGGGCAGTGATAAACCCTTGGTCCTTGAGCTAGCCTGTGGAAAAGGAGAGTATAGCCTGGGCCTTGGCCAAATGTATCCCCATGCCAACTTTATGGGGATGGACCTCAAGGGGAACCGCATCTGGACCGGCGCAAAAAAAGCCTTGGAGCAAGGCCTAGATAATGTGTTTTTTCTCCGTGCCCAAATTGATTTTATTGAGTCCTTTTTTGCCCCTGAAGAGGTAGACGAAATCTGGATTACCTTTGCCGACCCCCAAGCCAAAAAGCCTAGAAAACGCCTGACATCAGCTCTGTTTTTGTCGCGCTACCGAAATATTTTGAAAAAAGGCGGCAAAATCCACCTTAAAACTGATTCGCCCCTGCTTTATGAGTTTACTCTAGAGCAAATTGAGGAGCAAGGCCTTCCTCTAGAGTTTGCCCATGATGATATTTATAGCTTGGCCGAACAAGACCCGAATTGGGGAATTACCACCTATTACGAACAGCTGCACCGAGGCAAAGGCGCTACGATTAAGTACGCCCGTTTTAGGTTGGATTAAATAAGATATAATGCAATTTCGTTCTTTCTTTTCTACTGTCCAAAAGAGCTTGCCTTTTTTGGCCTGTCTACTTATGTTTATTGGCCTGATTGCCTCTAAAGCCCTGATTGCCATTGCTTCGGTGGTTTTTGTTTTGGCGGCTTTGCCCTATGCCTTTAAGGCCAAAAACTGGAAGCAATTGCCTCAGCAAGCCAAGCTGTTTAGTCCCGCTTTTTTGTTTCTTCTCATGGCCGCTACAGCCGCTTATAGCCAAAATACTGCCGAGCTGATGAGCCGCCTTCGGGTGATGTTACCGCTCTTTTTGTTGCCGATTTCTATGGCCCTATTGCCGCCCTGGCCCAAGCAACAATGGCGCTGGCTTTTGGGCGTTTTTGTGCTGCTGATGAGCCTAGCCGCCGCTGGGGTACTCATCAATTACGGCCTAAATTATGAAGAAATCCAGCGCTCTCTAACGCATAGTAAGGGCATGCCCAACCCCGCCAAAGACCATGTTCGCTTTAGCCTTCTGCTTTCTTGGGCTAGCCTCTTGGCGGGCCAATTGTTCTTCTGGCGCCTCGGTCGCTGGCCCTGGCTCTGGCTCGGCCTCGGCCTCTTTCTCTTTTTGGCCATGCACATTTTTGGCGCCCGCTCGGGCATCCTCGCCTTCTACCTGGGCATCATTTATTTGCTCATCCGCTGGCTTTGGCAAAGCAAACGCTTCCTGCTTGGCGGTCTGGGCCTGCTGGCCAGCCTATCTTTGCCCTTTTTGGCCTACCAAAGCATTCCCTCTTTTCGAGAGAAAATATTGCTGACCCAAAAAAATATCCGCCTCTACCAAGAAGGCCATATTGGCGATTATTCCGATACGCAACGCATCCTCTCTTTTCAAATCGCCCTGAAAGTCTGGGCCAAATCGCCCCTTTTAGGGGTGGGCTTAGGCGACCTAAAAGATGAGCAAAGAGCCATCTATGAAAAGGAGTATCCCCAGCAAAGGGTGATGGCCCCACATAGCCAATATATTAGTAGCCTGGCCGCTATGGGCATCCTGGGTTTGCTGCTTTTTCTGATCTTCTTTTCTTGGCCCTTTTTTATCGAAAAAACAGCCATTTATCAGCTTTTCTGGCTACTTATTGCGGTCTCTTTCCTCAGCGAAAATACCCTCTTTATTACCATCGGAGCCAATTTATACGCCTTTTTTCAGGGCTATTTACTCCTCCGGCAAAAGTCCTGATTTTTTCTTTTTTGGGGCTGCCCCTTCCGCTAGGTTGAAACCCAGCGCAAAGCGGTATCGCTTTGCGAAGCTATACAAAATGAGGGTTGAAACCCTCATGAATTATCGGTCGGGTCGGGCTGTGTCGCAGCTCGCAGGTCTGCTCGGCCCTGCAGCGCTAAAGCGCTTTGGTCTGGCCCTGCGGGCCACTGCTGTCCATCCCTCAGCCGCGGGCCTTCGGCCCTTTGCAGGCGGCTTTGCCGCCTGCCCACCGCAAAATAAAGCGCATTACAAAGGTGCACCCAAGTTGGCAAAACCCGACTGCGCCACTATTTTCTGTCCTTCCTCCGATTGGCAAAAGGCCATAAAGTCTACCCAAAATGGATCTTTAAGGGCCAAGGCATCTAGGTATAAGTAGAGCGGCCGTCTAAAAAGATATTGCAGATCTCGTAACTGCGCAGTTCGCCCCGCTATCGCTAGAGAGGAAATACTAAGGCCCTCAGGCAAATCATAGGGCGCAAAGGCCAAGCCGTTGGGATCATTGGCCAAGTCTTGCAAGAGGTAATCAAAGTTCTCTTGCTGCTTATGGCTGGCGCCCAGCTCTCCCAATATCTGCTGCACAAAATGAAAGGAACCCGATTGCTCATTGCGCAAATACAGCCGTATTGGACCAGAAAACCGCAGGTCTATTTCTGCCCAGTCTCGAATCTCTCCCCGAAATATTTTGCCTAACTGCAGTTTACTCAATTCCTTGATCTCTGCCTTTTCTTTATGCACCAATACCCGTAAGGCATCATAGGCCAATAAAAGCTGCTGCTCATTCTTAAAAGCCGCCAAGGATTTGGCCAAGCTATCGTCTATGACTTTAGAGGCCATCGCCATTTGCGCCTGCCCCGCCACTAAGGCCGAAAAACCCGCCTGAGAGCCCTTGGGCAATAGCTCTAAACGTGCTTTTCTTCCAGCTTGCTCCCAACGATAAAGGTAGCCCGCAGATAAATGCTCTTTCTCTAGCTTTTCTACCTGCAGTTGGCCCAAATAGGCATCTAGTAAGGCTGGCATTAAAACATCTCCTAAGGTTTTTGAACCCGTAATTTTATATAATTTAGGCCCTAATTGCTGGGGGCTATCGCCGCCCTGCTCAACTAGAGAACTCGCCCCCTGAGGCTGGCAAGCCCAAAGGCTAAATAGGACCAAAGCATAAAAAAAATGCTTAATTTGGAATACAGTCATGGAAAATAAGATTTTTCAGTCTTGGAATTTTATTTTTGGGGGGCAGTTTCCTGGGATTTGGGCCAAAAATAGCCGCTCTACGGCTTTTTTTTCCTTTTCCTATATTGCCAAATTGTTAACAACTCTAGATATTCAGATGATCCAGCTACCTTTTGTCCAACAAGCCGAAAAGCATCGCAACCGCA
This genomic interval from Saprospira grandis contains the following:
- a CDS encoding AtpZ/AtpI family protein — translated: MAPNPKNKKGQAFRKNKKALEGYMKYSGMGVQMALVIAAGSFAGLYLDKYLDSKPLFVVLGSLGSVFLALYLFIRQLLAESPPEDQEEE
- a CDS encoding acetyl-CoA carboxylase biotin carboxyl carrier protein subunit, coding for MDPKDFNWDLVQVEDQAFHILYQNRSYTARVIAADYQSKSFEIRIGQNTYCLGAKDRFDLLAERLGFEKVGAAKVNDIKAPMPGLLLDLMVEVGQEVKKDEAVLILEAMKMENVIKAPADAIIKAIKVDKGAAVEKNQVLIDLDPL
- a CDS encoding L-threonylcarbamoyladenylate synthase, producing MLLEIHPDNPQARKIEQVLKVLKNGGVIIYPTDTVYGLGCDITQPRAIERICRIKGIQPKKANLSFICADLSDISNYCRPYSTSIYKLMKSALPGPFTFILEGNSSLPKLLKNRKKTLGVRVPNSPIVRDLVLGLGQPLLSSSIKNLDEEDEIREYPTDPYEIHEQYEHLVDLVIDGGIGGHQPSTVVDCTQNPPELIRQGLGKLNF
- the cdd gene encoding cytidine deaminase, with the translated sequence MGKKIEIRANYELFSKAEELPAIEAELLLRAHAACDTAYAPYSEFRVGAAALLENGEIVLGSNQENAAYPSTICAERAALFSAAAQFPGVAIRAVAIRVKTAGERVERPISPCGACRQVLFEFEWRQETPIQLLLQGDKGDIYRIASTKSLLPLLFDPSFL
- a CDS encoding universal stress protein, which encodes MLSKNFRIREGLLALDYSSADEQCLRYLQFLQQYVRIDRLELMHVVKKSGFFEQLFAADAERMRKLFPSAEEQRQRMQALAEAHLGQTNIQLAYEVENGQPLEELLEELEEQRTDLLVLGKKPLAQGAGVLSRNLARRSPSSLLFVPPLAEQLKLGRFMVPVDFSENSALALQAACALARRLPQPPQIDCVHVYRMPDPHIYNINQTQAEFEELLLSSTKEAYENFLDSYLPKDMPRMELQLIQRGRLSTAGHLYDWAEDHRPDLIFLGAKGHTALKTLWLGSVSEKIIQLNEAFPCFIIR
- a CDS encoding bactofilin family protein; its protein translation is MFSNKNKERAARTAAVSHNSLVRDAIVKGNVQSVIDIRVDGRIEGDLRCKAKVVLGQTAVIKGNIHCQNAIIEGKVLGNVYCQQLLDVRKSAKIQGDLETTKLAVEDGAQMNGACKMNLQHGPQSKK
- a CDS encoding O-antigen ligase family protein, translating into MQFRSFFSTVQKSLPFLACLLMFIGLIASKALIAIASVVFVLAALPYAFKAKNWKQLPQQAKLFSPAFLFLLMAATAAYSQNTAELMSRLRVMLPLFLLPISMALLPPWPKQQWRWLLGVFVLLMSLAAAGVLINYGLNYEEIQRSLTHSKGMPNPAKDHVRFSLLLSWASLLAGQLFFWRLGRWPWLWLGLGLFLFLAMHIFGARSGILAFYLGIIYLLIRWLWQSKRFLLGGLGLLASLSLPFLAYQSIPSFREKILLTQKNIRLYQEGHIGDYSDTQRILSFQIALKVWAKSPLLGVGLGDLKDEQRAIYEKEYPQQRVMAPHSQYISSLAAMGILGLLLFLIFFSWPFFIEKTAIYQLFWLLIAVSFLSENTLFITIGANLYAFFQGYLLLRQKS
- a CDS encoding DUF423 domain-containing protein, encoding MKKEKWILGLGAIFGALAVILGAFGAHALKAQITPDRLEIYQLGVSYQYYHALALLATGLWARLAGAPALKWAGISFAMGILLFSGSLYLLALRDVMGISGGVLAVIGPLTPVGGLFFIGGWSVLAIKAFK
- the trmB gene encoding tRNA (guanosine(46)-N7)-methyltransferase TrmB, which gives rise to MGRNKKLQKFAELHELPNVYLNFGVNSPIIELPNGEKQDMRGQWKKQLGSDKPLVLELACGKGEYSLGLGQMYPHANFMGMDLKGNRIWTGAKKALEQGLDNVFFLRAQIDFIESFFAPEEVDEIWITFADPQAKKPRKRLTSALFLSRYRNILKKGGKIHLKTDSPLLYEFTLEQIEEQGLPLEFAHDDIYSLAEQDPNWGITTYYEQLHRGKGATIKYARFRLD
- the infC gene encoding translation initiation factor IF-3, producing the protein MARRINRNRGRYSRRETPGSEYRTNDNIRVPEIRLVGDNFDEISKIAGKEVESGTVIKTRIAASWANKLELDLVEISPKGKPPVCKIIDLKKFLYERKKREKELKAKQVKVVIKEIRFGPNTDDHDFEFKLKHAKSFLEDGAKVKAYVQFKGRSIVFKDRGRTLLKRFVAELAELSVTDYPPKMEDRRMHVTLSPKKSAKSK